One Setaria italica strain Yugu1 chromosome II, Setaria_italica_v2.0, whole genome shotgun sequence DNA segment encodes these proteins:
- the LOC101758177 gene encoding uncharacterized protein LOC101758177 gives MAASTVSSCVPPSLPESAAASGLVLLDRWCYIADLPKNTTAASTTSSGLPIKVTFRAARPPLLSHFCVHCPGLDFRKIGPKIVATDADLVLLRVPIDPNSINRGLDWDYFVYRPRAQWLNLLPNPHPRVLDDSATALISREDGAWYVVAALGVRLPLYDGRALIRWDFDLHLYRSSDSKGWISKRLSVNEFERDKLIPLPRAVDRLYHETEKTITIGGEHGTVAWVDLWRGIFFCDVLKECPLLQDVPLPVPARGDWDRLFRHCNPSYLRDVTISRNKDLIKYVELEFLYREELNATPVSHTDWVCNNSRKSQVIRDGWKSTTWNMAIPVGLGEGWHRDCVIDVKDVNLEASDPCLSDLMAMLSSKTTRTWKELPVSCPILSMDDDVVYLLSQTRPRYMDKLAVIFAIDVRKAILRGLAELDVQKSTILFPNICTSEICRGT, from the coding sequence ATGGCTGCCTCCACCGTCTCCTCCTGCGTTCCACCTTCTCTTCCcgagtccgccgccgcctcaggcTTGGTTCTCCTCGACAGGTGGTGCTACATCGCCGACCTCCCCAAGAACACCACCGCCGCGAGCACCACGAGCAGCGGCTTGCCTATCAAGGTGAccttccgcgccgcccgcccgccactTCTCTCCCACTTTTGTGTCCACTGCCCTGGCCTGGACTTCCGCAAAATAGGGCCCAAGATTGTCGCCACCGACGCAGatctcgtcctcctccgcgtTCCCATCGACCCCAACAGCATCAACAGAGGATTGGACTGGGACTACTTCGTCTACAGGCCGCGCGCCCAGTGGCTAAATCTGCTACCGAACCCGCACCCCAGGGTGCTCGACGACTCCGCAACTGCCCTCATTAGCCGCGAAGACGGCGCTTGGTATGTCGTTGCTGCTCTCGGTGTTAGGCTCCCCCTGTACGATGGCCGCGCGCTCATTAGGTGGGACTTCGACCTCCACCTGTACAGATCCTCAGATTCCAAAGGGTGGATCTCCAAGCGGTTGTCAGTGAATGAGTTCGAGAGGGACAAGCTTATCCCTTTACCTCGAGCAGTCGACAGGCTGTACCACGAGACGGAGAAGACCATCACAATTGGTGGTGAGCATGGCACGGTCGCCTGGGTGGACCTCTGGCGTGGCATCTTCTTTTGCGACGTGCTCAAGGAATGCCCACTGCTCCAGGATGTCCCACTGCCAGTGCCGGCAAGGGGTGACTGGGATCGCCTCTTCAGACATTGTAACCCCAGCTATTTGCGGGACGTAACTATCAGCCGAAACAAAGACTTGATCAAGTATGTAGAGTTGGAATTCTTGTACCGAGAAGAGCTGAATGCCACCCCTGTTTCCCACACTGACTGGGTGTGCAATAACTCAAGGAAATCCCAGGTCATCCGTGATGGCTGGAAGTCCACAACATGGAACATGGCAATACCGGTTGGTTTGGGGGAGGGCTGGCACCGTGACTGTGTAATTGACGTTAAAGACGTCAACTTGGAGGCTAGTGACCCATGTCTTTCTGATCTCATGGCTATGCTGAGCAGCAAGACCACACGAACATGGAAGGAACTTCCAGTGTCATGCCCCATCCTAAGCATGGATGATGATGTCGTTTACTTGCTTTCTCAAACCAGACCCAGGTACATGGACAAGTTGGCAGTGATATTTGCTATTGATGTGAGGAAGGCAATATTGCGAGGATTGGCTGAGCTTGATGTCCAGAAGAGCACCATTTTGTTCCCGAACATCTGCACAAGTGAGATCTGCAGGGGTACCTGA